TTCAGAAAGGGCGCTTCAGTTGAGATATACGACTCAAACTGCAATCCCGTTCCATTCTGGATTGAATACTGGGATCCCGATAATAAAAAGGCCTTGATATGGATAAGGGATACAATACCCAAGGGGGCTCAAGAGACGTACTCCCTCTACTTTGGTTCAGGTGCACTAACTAAGGGAAATGGAGAAACAGTGTTTGAATTTTTTACTGGCAATATTACTATCAATGGGGGCGATGAGGTTCCATATTTGCTCACTGCATCTCCTTTAAATCTCAATGGAGGATTTGCAGTTAGATTCCGGATGAAAGCTGATGGCGATTACTCTGACTGGGATAGCGGTATTGGTGTTGAGGATTCTAGTGGTAGAGTCCTCCTATTTACTGATGATACTACTAAAAGCGGGGATGGGCTGGCTATCCATAGGCCGTGGTGGAGGTACTTGTCATATACTACTGCTAGATATCCAATAACTACATATCATGTATACGAAGCATTGATGAAGCCTTATTCAAGTACTGAGAAAGACTCCAAGTTTAAAGACATAACTGATATGAGAGTCAATGATGATTACACGCGAAACTGGCAGGATCCTCTTACCAATATTTACCTCGTTACGGATAGTGAGAAAAAGAAGAGAAAGACAACCTATGAGTGGGTGCTAGTTAGAAAATATGATATCTCTTCTGACCTACTGGAGGATCCAAACTTCAATGGAATAAACTTCTACTGGAGAACCACCACCCTCGACGAAGTTATTGAAAGAAAACCAAGCAACCCTGGTTCCCCGGGTGGTATGACCAGTGCATCAGTCTATGACCTCCAGCCGCTAATTGACTGCCTCCTTGGGAACCGCTACTTTGCCATCGAGGACGGCTGGTCTTTCTTCGAGCGCCTGGAAGGCGGTACCCACAACCATAATAGGTATGTCCGGCTGGCCCATCAGATGCAGGACAAACTCGATTACAAGCCTGAGAAGGGATACTACCCGATAGGACTTGTCAGCTTTATGATACCACACGCGGTTTACGACGAGAGGCTCTTTAATGTCATGAGCTCCAACGGAATACCCGTCGAGGAAGGTCAGAGCAGTGCGGACTACTACTTCCTCGACTACTACTTTGGAAGCGGCCCCAAAGTCAGTGGAAACAGGGTTTGGGGTATCTCAAGGGGCAGTTCACCGCTAATTGGGAACCTG
This Thermococcus stetteri DNA region includes the following protein-coding sequences:
- a CDS encoding DUF2341 domain-containing protein produces the protein MRRRGFFINSAVIVLIIPLLLLLATYEDVSSFIVHSQSVRVQSERTYNVVNSVTLDFQKALKISGKRALVAAVDYVVNTGNFLNTDADKAIKELVLQGQLPGVNYDFDRVMKDQSIKTWVSNISAILKSQGFRVQESPDEVINNIDMTVALLDAFTVVIKARITNITIVDMLGQVVYQGPIPSSGDYLYAFIDINGLEDPLHSAKSRGKYFRSIQACEYPYPKLIPPFSLANGTGQGSGVVVGRFGTELEYNLTHVWDLDNDYITNLTINGVKVTTDAVILKNDDRGVLVLGNGESEVSNWCSSLGYRINITIRNDVGINLDDYQIPLLISDSKGFTSDMLNFIFSHTQTSSDSDVFRKGASVEIYDSNCNPVPFWIEYWDPDNKKALIWIRDTIPKGAQETYSLYFGSGALTKGNGETVFEFFTGNITINGGDEVPYLLTASPLNLNGGFAVRFRMKADGDYSDWDSGIGVEDSSGRVLLFTDDTTKSGDGLAIHRPWWRYLSYTTARYPITTYHVYEALMKPYSSTEKDSKFKDITDMRVNDDYTRNWQDPLTNIYLVTDSEKKKRKTTYEWVLVRKYDISSDLLEDPNFNGINFYWRTTTLDEVIERKPSNPGSPGGMTSASVYDLQPLIDCLLGNRYFAIEDGWSFFERLEGGTHNHNRYVRLAHQMQDKLDYKPEKGYYPIGLVSFMIPHAVYDERLFNVMSSNGIPVEEGQSSADYYFLDYYFGSGPKVSGNRVWGISRGSSPLIGNLGEIPFFLDKTTACELLGWQGALQLAGYNCS